A stretch of DNA from Kiloniellales bacterium:
GCTTGCCGTAGGCCTCCTTGATCTTGTGGCGGCGGATCTTGAGGGTCGGGGTCAGCATGTGGTTGTCGACCGAGAAGGACTCCGGCGCGATGGCGAAGCGGCGGACCTTCTCCAGCGGCGAGAGCTCGGCGTTGACCCGGTCGACCGCCGCGGCGACCGCCTTGCGCAGCTCCGCATCGCCGTGCAGCTCGGCGAGACCGCCGGTCTTGCCGTTCTCCTTGGCCCACTCGGTGACGAACTCCGGGTCGGGCACCAGCAGGGCCACGAGGTTGGGCCGCTTGTCGCCGTAGACCATGGCCTGATGGAGCTCCGGCTGCAGGGTCAGGAAACCCTCGATCCGGGCCGGCGAGACATTGTCGCCGCCGGAAAACACGATGATGTCCTTCTTGCGGTCGGTGATCTTCACGAAGCCCTCGGCGTCCATCTCACCGATGTCGCCGGTGTGCAGCCAGCCGTCCCGAAGCACGGCCTTGGTCGCGACTTCGTCGCGCCAGTAGCCCTTCATCACCATGGGGCCGCGGACCAGGATTTCGCCGTCCTCGGCGATCCTCACCTGGACCCCGGTCATCGGCGGGCCGACGGTCTCCATCTTAACCTTGCCCGGCAGATTCACCGAGATCACCGGCGCCGCCTCGGTCTGGCCGTAGCCCTGCAGGACCCGCAGGCCCAGCGCCGTGAAGAAGATGCCGATGTCCGGATTGAGCGCGGCGCCGCCGGAGACGAAGGCTTTGAGCCGGCCGCCGAAGCGCTGCTTGACCTTGCGGCGGACGAGGAGCGTCAGGATCGCGTCGAGGATCCGCTCCTTCAGGGTCAGGCTGTCCGGGTCCAGGTAGCGCTTGCGCCCGAGCTCGACGGTGCGGTGGAAGAGCTTGGCCTTGCGCCCGCCCTGCTTCTCGACGCCCTTGAGGATCCGTTGATAGATCGACTCGTAGAGCCGCGGCACCGCGGTCATCAGGGTCGGCCGCGCCTCGGCCAGGTTGGTCAGCAGCTTCTCGACGCTCTCGGCGTAGTAGATCTGGGCGCCCAGGGCCATGGGGAAGAACTGGCCGCCGGAGTGCTCGTAGGCGTGCGACAGCGGCAGGAAGGACAGGAAGACCTCGTTGCCCACTCCCAGGATCTTAAGCACGTCGTGGGCGCCTAGGCAGTTCTGCATGACGTTCATGTGGCTGAGCATCACCCCCTTGGGCGTGCCGCCGGTGCCCGAGGTGTAGATGAAGCAGGCCGTGTCGTCGCGCTTGAGCTTGGAGACCATCTCGGCGGTGTCGTCGGGCCGCTTGGCGCCGTCGTCGATCAGCTGCCACCAGTCGTAGAGCTGCACCGTGGTGTCTTGGCCGAGCTCCGGCGGCTGGATAGTCACGACGAAGCGGCACTCCGGGGCGTCGATCGCCGCCGGCAGAACCTTCTGCGCCAGGGCCTTGGTCGAGACGATGGCGCCGACCGCGCCGCTGTGCGACAGGATGTGGTGGTGGTCGCCGACGTTGTTGGTGGTGTAGGCGGGGACCGTGATCGCGCCGGCGCTCATGATCGCGACATCTGCGATCAGCCACTCCGGCCGGTTCTCCGAGACAAGGACTACGCGATCCCCCGGCTTGACCCCGATGGCGCGCAGACCGCGGGACAGGGCGCTGACCGCCTCCGCGACCTCGGTCCAGGTCAGGAACCGGTATTTGCCCTCGCGCTTGGCCCAAAGGAAGGGCTTGCCGTCCAGGCGTTTTGCCTGATCGAACAGGAGAGCGGGCAGGCTTTGCCAGCGGTCTAGATCCACGCCATCCCCCTAAGGCCGTCGCGCTATCGTTCTATATTGTGATGCTGCGCGCTTGGCTCATCCCTTATGGCGGCCTATATGGCTGAGCGTCAAGGAGGTGCAGCACCATGATCGATACCGCCCGGACCGCCGGAACCGCCGAAACCGAGCTCGGTCCCCTGCCGACCTGGGACCTTTCGGACCTTTATCCGGAGGCCGACGGACCGGCACTGCGCGCCGATCTGACCGAGCTGACCGACGAGGCCGAGGCCTTTCGGACGCGCTACGAGGGCAAGCTCGACGGGCTCGACGGCGAGGCCCTGGGCGCCGCCCTGGAGGCCTACGAAGTCCTGCGCGAGCGGCTCGACCGGATCATGAGCTTCGCCCAGCTGGCCTATTCCGGCGACATCAGCAACCCCGAGATCGGCCGCTTCTATCAGTCGATGCAGGAGGCGACGAACGGCATCGCGAGCCGGGTTCTGTTCTTCACTCTGGAGCTCAACCGGCTTCCGGAGGAGCCGCTGGAGGGCAAGCTGGAGGCCGCGCCGCGGCTGGCGCGCTACCGGCCCTGGCTGCGCGACCTTCGGGCGCTGCGCCCGCACCAGCTCGCCGACGACCTGGAGCGGCTGCTGCACGAGAAGTACGTCGCCGGCCGCGGTGCCTGGGTCCGGCTCTTCGACGAGACCATGGCCGCGCTGCGCTTCCCTCTGGACGGTCAGGATCTGACCAGCGCCGAGATCCTCGACAAGCTGACCGATCCCGAGGCCACGGTCCGCAAGGCAGCGGCGGAATCCCTCGGGCGGGTTCTGGGCGCCAACGTCAAGCTCTTCGGCCACATCACCAATACCCTGGCCAAGGACAAGGAGATCGAGGACGGCTGGCGCGGCTTCGCCCGGCCGGTCTCGTCCCGGAACCTGGGCAACTACGTCGAGGACGAGGTCGTCGAAGCCCTGGTCGCCGCGGTGCGCGAGGCCTTCCCCAGGCTGTCGCACCGCTACTATGCCCTCAAGGCGAAGTGGTTCGGGGTGGAGCGGCTGCCCTATTGGGACCGCAACGCGCCGCTGCCGGACGAGGACCGGCGCCGGATCCCCTGGGCCGAGGCCCGGGACACGGTGCTCTCGGCCTATGCCGCCTTTTCCGGCGAGCTGGCCGAGGTCGGCCGGCGCTTCTTCGACAACCCCTGGATCGACGCCCCGGTGCGGCCTGGCAAGGCGCCCGGCGCCTTCGCCCATCCGACGGTGCCCAGCGCCCATCCCTACCTGCTGGTCAACTACCAGGGCCGGACCCGCGACGTCATGACCCTGGCCCACGAGCTGGGCCACGGCGTGCATCAGGTGCTGGCCGGCGCCCAGGGCCATCTCATGGCCGAGACGCCGCTCACCCTGGCCGAGACCGCCAGCGTCTTCGGCGAGATGCTGACCTTCCGGGCGATCCTGGCCGCGGAGGACGATCGGACCCGCCGCAGAGTCATGCTGGCGCAGAAGGTCGAAGACATGCTCAACACCGTGGTCCGGCAGATCGCCATGCACAACTTCGAAACCCGAGTCCACGACGAGCGGCGGGGCGGCGAGCTGCTGCCGGAGCGTCTGGGGGAGATCTGGCTGGAGAGCCAGACGGAGGCCCTGGGCCCGGCGGTGACCCTGGAGGGCGACTATCGGCACTACTGGGCCTACATCCCGCATTTCGTCCACGTGCCCTTCTATGTTTACGCTTACGCCTTCGGCGATTGCCTGGTGAACTCGCTCTACGCGGTCTACGAGGACGCCTCGGCCGGCTTTGCTGAGCGCTACCTGGAGATGCTGCGGGCTGGCGGGACCAAGCGGCACAAGGAGCTCCTGGCACCCTTCGGCCTGGACGCCGCGGATCCCGGCTTCTGGTCCCGGGGCCTGGGTGTCGTCGGCGGCTTCATCGACGAGCTGGAGGCGATGGATTAAGCGAAATCCCCGGCGCCGCAGCGGCCGTATAGTATACGAGCGGCGTCGCGCCGACGCGCGCTGGACAGACCGAGCCGGCGGGGCCATCTAGGTGTCATGACAGACAGCGATTTCACGGACGAATCCTCCCGCCTGAGCGGCCGGGTCAAGCGCTACGCCAAGGTCGGCGGGGCGGTCGGCGGCCTGGCGGCGCAGTTCATCGGCGCCCGCTATCTCGGCCTGGACCTGGATTCCGGCCGGCATTCCTCGGAGCTGAAGTCGGCCCTCGGCGGCCTCAAGGGGCCCTTGATGAAGGTCGCCCAGATCCTGGCGACCATTCCCGACGCCCTGCCGCGGGAGTACGCCGAGGAACTGCGCCAGCTCCAGGCCAACGCGCCCTCCATGGGCTGGCCCTTCGTGCGCCGCCGCATGCGCAGCGAGCTGGGTCCGGACTGGCAAGCCAACTTCGCCGATTTCGAGCACGAGGCCGCGGCGGCGGCCTCGCTTGGCCAGGTCCACCGGGCGACCGGCCACGACGGCCGCGCGCTGGCCTGCAAGCTGCAGTACCCGGACATGCAGTCGACCGTGGAGGCCGACCTGCAGCAGCTGAAGCTGGTGTTCTCGATCTACCGGCGCAGCGATAAGGCGATCGACCCCTCGGAGATCTACAAGGAGCTGTCGGAGCGCCTGCGCGAGGAGCTGGACTACGACCGCGAGGCCCGGCACATGCACCTCTACGCCGACATGCTCGGGGACGAGCCGGGCGTGCGGGTGCCCGACGTCCTGCCGGAGCTCTCCACCGACCGGCTGCTAACCATGACCTGGCTGGGCGGCACGCCGATCATGGACTTCGTCGCCGGCCATCCCGACACCGAGCTGCGCAACACCGTGGCCTACAACATGTTCAGGGCCTGGTACGTGCCCTTCTACTTCTACGGCGTGATCCACGGCGATCCGCACCTGGGCAACTACAGCCTGCGCGAGGACGGCTCGGTCAACCTGCTCGACTTCGGCTGCATCCGGGTCTTCGACTCCAGCTTCGTGCGCGGGGTGATCGACCTCTATCACGCCCTGGAGACCGGCGACGAGGCGCTGGCGGTCAGCGCCTACGAGACCTGGGGCTTCACCGGCATCGGCAAGGAATTGCTCGAAGTCCTCAACATCTGGGCCGAGTTCATCTACGCACCCCTGCTGGAGGACAAGGTCCGCAGGATCCAGGACAGCGACAGCGGCCTCTACGGCGCCCAGGTCGCCGGCAAGGTCCACAAGGAGCTGAAGCGGGTCGGCGGCGTCACCCCGCCGCGCGAGTTCGTCCTGATGGACCGCGCCGCCATCGGCCTGGGCTCGGTCTTCATGCACCTCAAGGCGGAGATCAACTGGCACCGCCTGTTCCACGACCTGGTCGCCGATTTCGACGAGGCG
This window harbors:
- a CDS encoding AarF/ABC1/UbiB kinase family protein; this encodes MTDSDFTDESSRLSGRVKRYAKVGGAVGGLAAQFIGARYLGLDLDSGRHSSELKSALGGLKGPLMKVAQILATIPDALPREYAEELRQLQANAPSMGWPFVRRRMRSELGPDWQANFADFEHEAAAAASLGQVHRATGHDGRALACKLQYPDMQSTVEADLQQLKLVFSIYRRSDKAIDPSEIYKELSERLREELDYDREARHMHLYADMLGDEPGVRVPDVLPELSTDRLLTMTWLGGTPIMDFVAGHPDTELRNTVAYNMFRAWYVPFYFYGVIHGDPHLGNYSLREDGSVNLLDFGCIRVFDSSFVRGVIDLYHALETGDEALAVSAYETWGFTGIGKELLEVLNIWAEFIYAPLLEDKVRRIQDSDSGLYGAQVAGKVHKELKRVGGVTPPREFVLMDRAAIGLGSVFMHLKAEINWHRLFHDLVADFDEAALKARQAAALKAAEVPAAG
- a CDS encoding M3 family oligoendopeptidase codes for the protein MIDTARTAGTAETELGPLPTWDLSDLYPEADGPALRADLTELTDEAEAFRTRYEGKLDGLDGEALGAALEAYEVLRERLDRIMSFAQLAYSGDISNPEIGRFYQSMQEATNGIASRVLFFTLELNRLPEEPLEGKLEAAPRLARYRPWLRDLRALRPHQLADDLERLLHEKYVAGRGAWVRLFDETMAALRFPLDGQDLTSAEILDKLTDPEATVRKAAAESLGRVLGANVKLFGHITNTLAKDKEIEDGWRGFARPVSSRNLGNYVEDEVVEALVAAVREAFPRLSHRYYALKAKWFGVERLPYWDRNAPLPDEDRRRIPWAEARDTVLSAYAAFSGELAEVGRRFFDNPWIDAPVRPGKAPGAFAHPTVPSAHPYLLVNYQGRTRDVMTLAHELGHGVHQVLAGAQGHLMAETPLTLAETASVFGEMLTFRAILAAEDDRTRRRVMLAQKVEDMLNTVVRQIAMHNFETRVHDERRGGELLPERLGEIWLESQTEALGPAVTLEGDYRHYWAYIPHFVHVPFYVYAYAFGDCLVNSLYAVYEDASAGFAERYLEMLRAGGTKRHKELLAPFGLDAADPGFWSRGLGVVGGFIDELEAMD
- a CDS encoding AMP-dependent synthetase/ligase; the encoded protein is MDLDRWQSLPALLFDQAKRLDGKPFLWAKREGKYRFLTWTEVAEAVSALSRGLRAIGVKPGDRVVLVSENRPEWLIADVAIMSAGAITVPAYTTNNVGDHHHILSHSGAVGAIVSTKALAQKVLPAAIDAPECRFVVTIQPPELGQDTTVQLYDWWQLIDDGAKRPDDTAEMVSKLKRDDTACFIYTSGTGGTPKGVMLSHMNVMQNCLGAHDVLKILGVGNEVFLSFLPLSHAYEHSGGQFFPMALGAQIYYAESVEKLLTNLAEARPTLMTAVPRLYESIYQRILKGVEKQGGRKAKLFHRTVELGRKRYLDPDSLTLKERILDAILTLLVRRKVKQRFGGRLKAFVSGGAALNPDIGIFFTALGLRVLQGYGQTEAAPVISVNLPGKVKMETVGPPMTGVQVRIAEDGEILVRGPMVMKGYWRDEVATKAVLRDGWLHTGDIGEMDAEGFVKITDRKKDIIVFSGGDNVSPARIEGFLTLQPELHQAMVYGDKRPNLVALLVPDPEFVTEWAKENGKTGGLAELHGDAELRKAVAAAVDRVNAELSPLEKVRRFAIAPESFSVDNHMLTPTLKIRRHKIKEAYGKLLDGLYERRQSETAQSDTAQSETAQSETAQSETAQSGS